Genomic window (Equus przewalskii isolate Varuska chromosome 12, EquPr2, whole genome shotgun sequence):
TGCCTACCACACAGCCACTACCTGGGCTCTCAAAAATGCCTCCTGTCCTGGAAGCTGCAAATACACAGATGTGTTGAACGTGATTTCGGCCACACTCACGACCAATactttcttctgcaatgtctgcaaaagagagggagggagctggggaacTAGCTCTGGGAAGGCTCAGAGTTAGAAATGTCCTGGCTTGCGCATGAGCACAGAGATATCAGGCGCCACCTGAATCCAGGGAAGGCACTCTGCTGTTGGGCCTACACACCTGGCTGACCCAACCAAAGCTAAGGTCGCCCTTCAGGATGAAGTCAAGTTCCTCCCGGATGCCGAAGGAGGGGATGTCACAGCGGAACCTCAGGCAGTCAGCAATGGAGCAGTCCTAGGGACGGAGAAGAATGAAGTTGAGGAGGGCCTTAACTTAGGCAGGAACCACAAGGGAAAATGAAGTCTGTCAGATTTTGGGTGAGGAATAGATGAACAACTACAGGCCATATATGTAGCTCTGAAACCTAGCAATTCTTTTCCCTgtcccccagtgcatagctggCCCTGCAGTGGGAGTCCAGGGCCTTTCTCACCAGCATGAGACTCCTTGGAATTTGGGTCTGGAAGTCAGAATGCTGGGGAGGTTCCCTCTCTGACACACAGGGTAGACtctaatgagagagagaaatagccACAGAATGATCAAAATTTCACTGGTAAGAGCCTGTGAGGCACTGTGGGATCAAACCCTGGAAAGTGAGGAAAGGCAGGTACCTGCGAAGGGGCCACCACAGCCACATCCCACACAGCCACCCCGTTCAGCAGGATGGGAACCCAAAAATTAATGCTGATGGCCAGATCTCGCTGACTCAGGTTATTTACCTGCAGAAAAATTGAAACAGAGTGCATTACTGTGGTCCCTGCAGCATCCCAAATCCCACTTCTTTCCCGGCACCAGCCCTCGGTTGCTCTCCATCTTTCCCTACAGCTTCCAGTGTTAACAGCACCATGGGAGGGCAGACATGGAGATTCCCTGGCCTTACACGATATCGATGCTCAGCTTCTTTCCTGCTCTTCTCATGGGAAGTTGAAAAGTTGAAGTACTTGGTGGATTCTTCCTGCCTGGGGAGAGAAGGCTTGTTGGGGAAAAACAGCCCTGGGATCATCCTCGGTTGTGCCCCAGTCTGCTGCCGAGGTTCTGGTGGGCCCAGCAGATAGATGACTCAGGGAAATAGTAATGGTCCCCATGTGCTTCTGCAGCCTCAGCTTCAGCTCCTCTCCCCCCATGTCCTTTGCCCTGGTCACCCAGAACTGGTAGCTCGTTCCTTGATACCTCAGTTCTTTCATAGCCCCACGACTTTGCTCAAGCTTTTTCTTCTGATTGGAATGTTCTTACCCACTCCCCTACTGGAAATTTTCTCTTAAAGTTCCACCTTAAACATCACTTCTCATAACATTTAAACATTTCCCATGGGAAAAAGGTGTTCACATTGCTTTCTCTAGTAGGTGTGGTTGGCCTCAGGTAATGCTTGCAGAGGCTGTTGCCAGAACAAATAAGTCTAAGGGGACTCCAGGGAATGATGGCTAGGTCAATCAAGAAAAAGTGGAGTGCAAGCCCCTCCATGATGGGAATGAGGAAAGGAGATGTGGGTATCCTGGGGCAGTTAAGTAAATGTGAGGGAATGTAGTGTATGAACATAAGCCCATGGAGTGGAGTGGAGATAAATATTCCAGGCTGCAGGTGACtttccacctattcatccatccgcctatccatttatccatccatctctccatggCCTCCTTCAACAAagatttaccatgtgccaggctgtgTGCTTGGTCCGGAGATTCAACAGTTAATGAGCCATAATCTCTGCCTTCCCAGAGTTTAACATCTAACGTCTCAGTGGAATCAGGCAAACAAGCAGAGGGACCTGCAGGTTTCACCAGCAACTAGCATACAGAAGCCCGGCCAGCCACAGAGAAACACTGTGGGTCCCCCAGTTTCCCCACAGATGTGACTGTCAGCTTGATGATTAAGAACAAaaggccagactgcctgggttcacatcTCAGTTCCACCACTTCCTATATGAGTAAGTTAAGGCAAACTACTTGACCTCTCTGGAGCCCTGCAGTTCTTTCTCGGTAAAATAGGGATgctaataatagtgcctacctatAATAGAGTTGTGATGAGGTTTGTAGCAGTGCCATAAatgttaaaacttatttttttctcatagtaTGCTagccttcctctctgctctccaccccagccctttctctctctgcttcagttttctcacttaaaaTCTTCCTGTTCTAAACCTCTTTTCATATTTGAGTAAATCACTCAGCTTTCCCAGCTCTTGGAGAGGTGTGCAATATATGGCCCATGGGCAcaagctctggagccagaccacctgggtttgattcctggttctgccacttaccagctgaaTGAcaggacaagttatttaacctcttgaTTTCTTTGTTGGTAAAAAGGGGGATAACAGTAACTACATTATAGAGTTATAAGAAGGATTAAGTGCATGTaaatacatgtaaagtacttaagACAATGGCTGCCACATCATAAGTATATATGACTATAAGCTCTTATTATAAGTTTTAGTATTTTCAAAGGACAGAAGGGGAAATTCACACATGGAGTTTGGAAGGGGAATGACACTGCTTGATCCCCACCTTACTAGTTCTTCTAAAAATTTGTatatcagcagcagcagcaacagcgcAAACCCTGTCCCATGGCAATATTATAAGCTTCTGACCAACTCTTTAAACCTCTAAAGTTTAGCCAGGTGTGTGGGGCTCCTTGCTCTGCCTCCAGCCtagcctgcccctgcccctcaaCCCACCTTCAGAACCCAGACCAGCAGCTCTACACTTGCCTTTCCTGTGGCCTGCCTCGGCCTTGGGCTCTGAGAGACCTTCTGACAGTTTCACACCTCTGCTCTCCTCCGAGTTTTGTGAAAACCtgaccttttctttcctctgtgtagTGACAGACCATATCCTGTTGGGCATAAGCTCCCCACTTCAGAGTGCTCAGAAAAGCCTCAATCTCAATCTGGTGGCTTTGCTTCAGCACGTTTGTGTCTAGCACAAAGGAAAGGATtgacttcattttaaatgaagcCTGCAtcttggagagagaggagggaataCAAAGTGGTGGCAAAGTGGTGTATCTCACCAGCAGGCCAATTCATCAGAGAAGAAGCAAGAACCATGGTATATGGTATTATGGTATAGATATATGACTGGTCACAAATATTCCCATGTGAGGAATCAGAGGGGCTGGCTTAGCTACCCATCCACAAAAGAgcaggctgggctgcaggaggaggTACTTAGAGGAAGGTCAGAGGTCCAAGGGGAGGGCTGGGGATTAAGCACCTGCTGATCACTGTGTAAACAGCGTATTTCACTGGGAGCTCCAGCTGGAAGGTAGTCTTGCTGCTTGTAGGCTTGTTATTctcactggagagagagaggggaaccTAATTGGAAAGGAATCCAGGAAAGGAGTCTCTGGCTGGGGCATGTGACTGGAGGGTGAGGGACACATCCTACCTGGCCTGGGCTCACCTGCTTGCATTGGCCCTCAGAAGCAACTTGTCTCCCAGGTTGGCCTTGTAGGAGACATCAAATGTGACAATGAAGGTGCcctgagggaagaagaaagaaggaatggggATAAGGAAGGTCATaggggagtgagggaaggaaaTGGGTCAGGACAAAGGAGAAGAGTGACAAGGATTTGGGAGGGACTACTGACCTTAGTGCCCTCTTGGAAGATGGGGTGGTTGATGTTACAGCTGGTGCTCCTCAGGCCCTCACTTCCAGTAGGCACTCCCTCACATGCCAGGCGCAGTGGGCGCTGATGGGGTCTCTTCCAAATGAGgagactgaattttaaaaagttacccaCATGCATTTGTGGGCTTTATATATAACACTTCAGAGCAGTaaggagaaaacagatttttcaataaatggtcctgGGAAAATTGGCCCATACCAAAAAACCTGGAAAAAcattggatccctacctcactccatacattaaaataaattccaactggattaaagacttacATGTGAAAAGGCAAAATTTATGAAGCTTTTAGAAGGTAATAtagcagaatattttcataacCTTGTGGTAGGGAagtatttcttaaacaagatccacacacaaaaacactaaatacaaaggaaaacattAGCAAAAATCACCCACAATCAAATTAAAACATTGTGTTTATTAAAAGACACTataaagagactgaaaagacaagCAACAGGATCAGGAAAGCTATTCGTACATATATAACTGGAAAAGGACTAGTAACCAgaacatgtaaagaactcttacaactcagtaagaaAGAGATGGACAACTCaacagaagaatgagaaaaaaactgagaCAGGCACTTcctaaaagaagaaatccaaatgactaggaaatatatgaaaagttgctcagcctcattagagaaatgcaagttaaaactgCAAGGAAATATCATTACTCACCCCCCAgattgacaaaaatttaaaagtctgacaatGCCAAGTGTTAGAATAGATGGAAAgccacaggaactctcatacactgctgatggaagTGTAAGTAGATGAAAATGGTTTGGCTTTACTTATTAAAATTGAAGATACACATACccaatgatccagcaattccacaagTGGTACATACATGTTATGCATGGGTGCACCAGGATACATGCTCAAGAATGGTCATGACCAAAATcaggaaacaacttaaatgacCATCAATTgtagaatgggtaaataaattgtggtatagtcaTACAAAGAGATTCTATATAGCAATGAGAATGTTCTACAGCCACAAGCAACGACAGGGgtgaatttcacaaacataatattggagaaaagaagaaagacactaAAGAACTTAGaacatgtttccatttatataaagctcaAATATTGGCAAAACTGAACAGCATTCTCTAGGGATATTCTCATGGGtgttaaaactataaataaatacaagaaattgATTATCACAAAGTTGGAATGGTGATTACCTTTTGGGAGACGGTGAGGTTATGATAAGGATAGGCACATAGTGAGAGGGCTTCTGAGGGTGCTAGCAGTGTTTTTTTCTTGACCTGGATGCTACTTGTGTAGACATTTGCTTAATATTATTCATTAAACTATACATAAAGCATAAAAGTGCTTTATGCACTTTtctctgtatgtgtatgtgttttatatttcatcATAGAAGAATTCAAAGAAACCTACTATAACCCAGGGCAGGGGAAGGGTCCCAACCAACTAGAGCCCAAAGGAGCTGTTTACCTGGGTTCCTAATACTCGTCGATAGGACAGCCCTGCTGGGTAGTAGAAGTTGACCATGGTTCCATAGGAATCCTCACCCTCATTCCACAGAGTCACTATCACATTGAGCTCCAAGGAGCTCCCCACCACCAGGGTCTGCAAGCTGAAGGAGGAAGGACAAGAATGGGAAAAAGACTCCATTGGAAATAGGTTGGAATTGGATCAAGGGCCGGGGAAGGACTGTGAGAACTCATGAGCTCTGGGCTGATAACATTCCAATGAAAACCATGTCTTTGTTAGGAGAGCCAAAGGGCAGCACAAGCACTTCTCATCCTATAAGGATGGGACACCCAAAAGCTTGAGGATCTGGATATGAAAGAAGATAGAGCTCACCCTGAGAAGCTGAGGTTGACACTCAGGTCCCCTTGACAGAGATTATCTTGCCCACAGTTCTTCTCAAAGGGGAGCTGCAGCAAAATGGTATATATTCTCTTCCCATCCATGTCTTAATCCATCTCCAATCCCCTCATTAGGACACTCATCAACACTGAGTATTACTAAGCACCCCCCTGAacccagcactgtgctagacactggcAAGGAgtggggcagtgggggaggggcagttagactataaaagaagagaagacaagatCCTTGGCTCCAAGGAACATAAAGTTTAGTTGAGGAGTCAAATCCATCTCACACTGGAACAACTACTCAACAACATTATTAAGCGTGAATAATGGGGCAGGTTCTGGGTTGGGTGGGGGTTTAGGAAAGGTGGAAACTACAGGTGAATTAGACATGGTTCTTGCATTCAAGGAACCTACAATTCCAAGAAAGCCACAGAAGTAAATGCAGATTGCTAGGATTCCAGTCATGTGATATTTGGATGGTATCACCATGACGTAATAGGAGGCCAGAGAAGAAGTGACAGATATTGAGTGTGGTTTTCAAAAGAGAGGGAGATaagactggggctttggggactaGAGACGATCTTtgaggtggagggaaggaaatgTTTTCCAAACAAGAGAGACAACATGGAGAAAGGCACAGAGGTAAGAATGAGAAAAGTTGGGAAGGATTTGCAGAATGAGAACCAGAGAGTTTATGTTGGGATAAAGTAGATAACCAGCTGGGATGTGTGTAGGGGTCCAAGCTAGGCAGGGCCTTGGTAACTGGGTGGTGGCATTTTGGACATCATGTGGTCGGTGGGCAAGTGGGAGCCACTGTAGGTTCTTAAGCACACGTGTCTCTACACAGTGAAGGCACAACCCTGGGACTCCATGGGAAGACTCACAGCAGCAGTGAAGAGGTCCTGTGAGCCCACGGCCAACACAGGGCGAAGGTTCTGGAGTGAAGGATTGGGCTCCCCCATCAGGGAGAAGTTGAGGCGCAGGATGATGGGGCTCATCACATCTTCCACACAGTCCTGAGAGAGAATGGGCTTTCAAGAACCCACTATCCTTTTCCTTACTTTCTACCCCTGGGGCTTCTCCTCCACCGCATCCATTCCCCGCTGTCAGACAGTGCCCCATCCAAGCTGTGGAGCCAGGTTCTCTGGTCTCAACTTTCCTCTCTCTAGCCCCCATCTCCCCAcccttcccatctcactcagcagggagcagggatgtgagaggctggccctgggatcctcctccttctccttttcccagaACCCAAAGCTCTCACTGGTAAAAGCAGCTTCACGGTTTCACAGTGATCCCCTAGCCCTAGGGTTTTTCTTCGAGTCAAAGTCCGGTTCTTGGTCTCATCAAAAATGGCACGAGAAATCAGACGGCCTGCGTCTAATGCCAGATCGTATATGACAGAGCTTTTGACATCACCTGAAGTGGAAGGTGGAATGGAAGATGGAAAGTCAAAGAGAATCTCaaatgttgttttcatttattcatgcaataaatatttgctgagcaatttctctgtgccaggaactgtaccAGGGGCTGAGGATACACGTGGAGGAGAACATAGAGAAATGCGGTGCCTGCCCTCATGAAGCCCACACCCTAGGAAAGCAGACAAGCATGTGGGGCATAAGGTCAGGTCGATGCAAGGGCAGGATGCTCAGACCTAGGGGTCAGAGATGCCTTCCTGGACGGGCCTTCTGAACTCCAACCTGGAGCATGAGCAGGAGAAAGTCCCAGACTGTGGGAAGAGTGGCTAAGaccagaagggagagggaggctggcccATGTACAAAAAGTGTATGGAGTAGAGAGGAGCGGGATGAAGTGAGGCTGGAGTGCAGAGAGGGGCCCAATCAGGGGGGGATTGTAGGGAAAGATGTGGTCTTTATAAATGCAAGAAGGGAGGAATTGAGGGGCGTTAAGCAGGGAAGTGAGGAGactagatttgcattttagggCCAATCACTCTAGTTCCTGCGTGGAGAATGGGTGAGAGGGTACAAGAACAGATGGAACAACCCAAAGTATAGGTGGGAAAGAGGAGCCATGTAGAGGGagtcagtggctggagctggTGGAGAGAAGCGGATAGATTCCAGATCTATCCTGGAGTCAGAACCTATAGGCCTGGGTATGGGAAAAGGGGGACAGAGGGGACCCAGGCTTCCGACACCAGCAGCTGGGTGGATGTGGAGATGAGATTTGGATTCCTGGGCCTATTCGGTCCTGAGGATGGGCTGGGGGCCTCCAGGAGGGTAAAAGACAGGGTCCACTGGGAGGAAACTTACCTAGCTGGTCCGGTGAGCTTTTGTGGATAGTGAGACAGACTGTGGCATCTGCAGCTTCCAGGGTGGTAGGGACCTCTTCCCAGCACTGGTACACAGCCTTTGCCACCTCCGAGGGCATAAATCTCATGGCCACTCCCACGTTTAGCACTGGCAGGCTCCTGAGGGTGTATGCAGAGGCTGAGGACAGGACTCTGTCCTCTGGGAGGAGAACAAGGGAGCGGGCAGCTTGGGGAATCAGACACACAGCAGGCAAGGGTGGGATGTGGGGAGTCGTCACCTGAGCAGCAGCACGTGTCCCTGGGCCCCCACGACCAAGTCCACCAGTCCATCCTGGGTGAGGTCCTGACCCCCACTCAGTGACTGCCCAAAATACCGGAGCCCGGAGGAGAGCTGGGAGCCTGTGATCCGCTGGCCAGAGAGGGAAATGAGAAGTGGATGTCAAAGGGAGTGATCAGAAAGATTTGAGAAGAGACATTTGGAGAGGAGACTGCAACAAAAGCAGatgtaaatgaagaaatggaaaaggagagacGCGGCGGTAGGAATGGAGAGCAAGCAGAGTGAGGACCTCACGGGCCCCAGACCGAGGGAGGGGAGCTTTTCTGGTCCAAGTCATCATGAGGGTGCAGGTTAATGACAAAATAAAAGCATAACAATAGGATTAAaatagattcatttattcatcatttatatattcattcataaatatttggtgaatggaGTGCTTAGTGCTCCCACTGAGTTATCTTTGCAAGAAGCCTATGGAGCTGCTTTATCATTTAAtgtttcagagaaggaaactaaggctcacagAGCTAAATCAGTCACTTGCCTGAAGCCACATAGCTAACATGGCTGGCCAGGCGTTTGACCGGGGGGCCTGTGATTTCTTAACTATTATGCTCCCCACAAAAGATTGAAGTCTGTTTAGagccaaaggagagaagagagagaatttgtggTTGGCTGGGCCTGGTGAAATTCAGGGAAGGAAATCACTAAAGAAGGAGGGGAATGGCCGCTGCTATGGCCAGTGGTGCGAGGCAGCATCGGGGGAATCCAAGACATGGGAAAGGAGGTGGAACTAGAAGAGGCTGAAGACAGGGGGCCTCACCTGGCTGTGGGAGGGGCTGATGCCCAGTCCTGAGGTTCCATGAAATAGGTAGACAGCACCCTGATTCTCCTGCTCTCCTGGGGCCCCGATGGCCACGTCCGTCAGCTTGTCCCCATTCACATCCCCCAGCACTGTCAGGGCTGCCCCAAAGCGGCCCCAGGGGTGGCCCTGCTCCCCACGGAGAACAGCCTCACACTGCCACTTGGCGCTCTGCAGCACAAAAACAGTGTGAGGCCCCAACCCAGGCAACCCCTCCACCCCacacccaggccccacccagcccaggtCTCATCAGCCACTCACCCCCCGGGGCAAGGGGCACACAGACACCTGGCCCCCCTGCGTCTGCATATAGTAGTGGGGAGCCCCGATGAGGACCAGGTCAGAGCTGCCATCTCTGTCCACATCCACAGAGCACAGGGAGGCCCCAAAGTAGGAGCCGATCTGCAGGGCAGAGCCTGAAGTCATCCTGCGCGCCCCTGCCAGAGGAACCCCTTCTGGGCCAGGTCCCGCCTCTGCCCATCCACCAGCACCTCCCACCATGGGCCCCAAACCCTCCATCTCCTCCCTGTCTGCCCTCTCCACTCCTGGATACCCTGCCACCCTCGCATTCTACTCGTGCTTTCTCCACACCAACCTGAGTGCCTGTGACATTAGCCTTTGGCCTCCACTGCCTGGACTGCTGGGTGAAGATGAAAACCTTCCCGGTGTGCTGATGGCGGGGGGCCCCCAGGACCAGGCTCTGCACCCCCTGCCAAGTGGCCAGCTCGGTGGAGTAACCTGAGGGGGCCAGGCCTCAGCACAAAGGCTTCTCCTCCCGCCCCCaggctcctgcccctcccaggcagCTCATCTCCCGCCTGTCCCCCCAGCCGCAGCCTTTTCTCACCCAGGTAAGAGTCTCTCATGTCCACTTCCTCCTGAGACACGTTGATGAAGGTGCGGCTCATCTTTGGTGGGTATAGGAAGGCACCTCCAGACCAGCCAAAGCTTCCCACAGCCCCCAGAACTGGCCCATCCTGAGAGGAAAGGATTCCAGGGCTGAGCAGGCCGGAGTGAGAAGACAGCCTAGTCCAAAGCAATGTCTGCCACGGACTCTgctaattatttggaattctcctcctcctccttcccaagcCCGCACCAGCAGCCTCGGTGTCCCTGACTCCCTACTTCCCTCAGTCCATCCCTACTGCCACCGTCCCAGTCAGGCCCATTGCCTCTCACCTactgcccctcctgcctcctaGCTTACTCTCCTCTGCTCCATCTTCTACTGCCCCAGGGTTAGGTTTCCTTAAAGCCAAATGTGAGCACCATCCTGCTGGCAAACTCAGATGGCTCCCTGACACCAGGTCCCCGAGGATGGCATCTAGGATCCTTCCCAGGCAAACCTGTGGAGTCACCCTCTGTTCCAAAACATATCAAGCCTTTGGCCTGAacacttctctcctctttttcttggaCTCCTCTCTGGAAGAGTCAACCTCAGAGCCACTGCCCCTGTGAGATCCTTCCGCAGCTCCCTCAGGGAGCCATGGGGGCTTCATCCTTCGCATACTTtgtttattgcctttttaaacttttgattatGGACAATTTAGAACGTATacaaaagtagaaggaaatataTGATGAACCCATACGTACCCATGACCCAGCTTCAGTGATCAATTCATGGCAAACCTTGTTTCATTTCTACATCCCCCTTGGTTGCCCCTAAAATCCTTCTGGATATTTTGAATACACATCTACTTTCAGACAGGTCATGCCATGTTGTCATTTCTTTGGTCTGGCCCTTTTCCCCTCTATGGCCCTCTCTTCACACACTgcccctcactcactctgctccagctaTGCTGGCCCTTCTAGCTCTCCAGCACAGTAATCttgtttctgcctcagggcctttgcacttgccttTTCCTCTACCTGGAGCAATCTCTCCCCAGATTTTTCCAGGGCTGATCCATTCTCACCATTCAGGCCTCCTCTGatcacttctctttctccctcccaacACTGAGCAGAATGTGaaagtcttttgtttgtttgttgtttgttgtctctcccactagatatgtgctccctgagagcaggaacCTTGGCTATACTGTTATCTGCTGTGCTCTCAGCACCTACATATACTATCTGTATGTCTCTCCCACACTGGACAGTGAACTTGAGGACAGGGTCTGCTTGCTTATTTACTTCTGGGTCCTAGCTCCCAACCCAGGGCTGGCGCCTGAGATCTGTTTACCAAGCGCATGCTCCACCCACCGTCGTAAGTACTGAACTGAAGCCTTCTTGTGACATCTCATGCTGGAAGGAGCTACTTGTCCTCGACTGGGTTCCTGTGGGGGAAACAGGTCGCTTAAGCTCCCAGAGACCACAAGGATTCAGAATAGAGGGAGGAGAATACCCAAGCAGAAAGGCTGGCAGGTTCCTCCTCCTCAGCTGCCTCTCTACTGCAGGTGTGAGTGCTTTCCAGGAACCCATTGCCAGGCAAGAGCTGAACACCATTGGCTCAGCGCCCTCTCAGGTCTTGGGTTCTGGAGAACAATTTTGGGTGAGCTGTGAATAGGGATGGACCTCAGGACTGTGGAAGACAATTGGGTTGGGACCCTTTCAATTCCAAGACCCAAGCTTGTTCCCCATTTACCCTCGACTGCAAAGATCTTCTCCTGCAGCTGCTTCTGGATGCTGCTGAGTGCTGCAAAGTTGTCCACCTTGAACACGTGGTCCTGAGAGGGCGCTGAGCCAATGGTGTTCAGCTCTTGCCTGGCAATGGGTTCCTGGAAAGCATCTCCCACCTGCAGTAGAGAGGCAGCTGAGGAGGAGGAACCTGCCAGCCTTTCTGCTTGGGTGAGGTGCAGGCTGAGTCTGGGGGAGCCGTGAGGAATAGTACACACCCCGATGGCATAACGGATGATGCCAGCTCTCTCTGCCTGAGGGATGACATCGCGGTATTCCCACGGATCTTTGTATTTCTGCCCATCTGTGATGACAATGAGGATCTTCTTGGCACTTCTGCGGGCCCCATTCTTACTATGAAATAGTTCGTTCCTgtgagggaagaaagggagacgACTCTATCAAGATGGGATTGATTCCAGAAAGAAATCATTTGCAGCACTAGAAGTTCATCTGGAGAGACTGAGGAGTCCTGGCACCCTCAGACTCTGTTAGGCATGTTAAGAAATCAATTCAGTCCTTTTTGAAAGTCATACTGACAGTAATTAGTAAGACCAATAATAAAGGTACTCACATTCCTTGTTCCCAAAATTCCATCCACTACAAAACCTCATTCCCAGGAGGCAGTATGTTTCAGGTaagagctttggagtcagacacatttgggcaagttactttacctctccgAACCTCTGCTTCTCTCTATGCAATATGAGCATAACAACTGAGCCATAGCTGGTCTCcgaagatggcccccaatgagaCATACTTGATTCCCTTCCCATATGGAAACTGACTTATGACTTGCTTTAATCAGTAGTGTGCAAGGGAAGTGACACCACGCCAGTTATGGGCCTAAGAAGCCTGGGTAGCTTTTGCACTTTGTGGAACCCTGAGCCACCACAAGAGAAGTCCAGCTAGCCTGTTGGAGGTAACCCATGGAGCGGCCACATGGAGACAGAGGCCCAGCCATCCCAGTTGAGCCAGGCCTGCAGTCAGTCCTGCCAAGGCAGCAGCCACGTGAACGAAACTCTCATGTTCCAGCCTCAGACACCGCCTGACCACAGCCACACGAGACCCTACACAAGAAC
Coding sequences:
- the ITGAD gene encoding integrin alpha-D isoform X4, with the protein product MQYSSGLKTHFTFSKFRSSLSPLRLVDPIVQLQGLTFTATGILAVVNELFHSKNGARRSAKKILIVITDGQKYKDPWEYRDVIPQAERAGIIRYAIGVGDAFQEPIARQELNTIGSAPSQDHVFKVDNFAALSSIQKQLQEKIFAVEGTQSRTSSSFQHEMSQEGFSSVLTTDGPVLGAVGSFGWSGGAFLYPPKMSRTFINVSQEEVDMRDSYLGYSTELATWQGVQSLVLGAPRHQHTGKVFIFTQQSRQWRPKANVTGTQIGSYFGASLCSVDVDRDGSSDLVLIGAPHYYMQTQGGQVSVCPLPRGSAKWQCEAVLRGEQGHPWGRFGAALTVLGDVNGDKLTDVAIGAPGEQENQGAVYLFHGTSGLGISPSHSQRITGSQLSSGLRYFGQSLSGGQDLTQDGLVDLVVGAQGHVLLLRSLPVLNVGVAMRFMPSEVAKAVYQCWEEVPTTLEAADATVCLTIHKSSPDQLGDVKSSVIYDLALDAGRLISRAIFDETKNRTLTRRKTLGLGDHCETVKLLLPDCVEDVMSPIILRLNFSLMGEPNPSLQNLRPVLAVGSQDLFTAALPFEKNCGQDNLCQGDLSVNLSFSGLQTLVVGSSLELNVIVTLWNEGEDSYGTMVNFYYPAGLSYRRVLGTQRPHQRPLRLACEGVPTGSEGLRSTSCNINHPIFQEGTKGTFIVTFDVSYKANLGDKLLLRANASSENNKPTSSKTTFQLELPVKYAVYTVISRQEESTKYFNFSTSHEKSRKEAEHRYRVNNLSQRDLAISINFWVPILLNGVAVWDVAVVAPSQSLPCVSEREPPQHSDFQTQIPRSLMLDCSIADCLRFRCDIPSFGIREELDFILKGDLSFGWVSQTLQKKVLVVSVAEITFNTSVYLQLPGQEAFLRAQMEMVLEEYEVYNPIPLIVGSSVGGLLLLALITATLYKLGFFKRQYKEMLDNKPEDTATFSGEDSNSDAPNPPLY
- the ITGAD gene encoding integrin alpha-D isoform X3, whose amino-acid sequence is MSAHLAAHTPRGREHVPGPVAGGLRQSLLAAGLRPDQSQSLRGEHVCRRLLPPVGLAPEDHPEGPHCPARNELFHSKNGARRSAKKILIVITDGQKYKDPWEYRDVIPQAERAGIIRYAIGVGDAFQEPIARQELNTIGSAPSQDHVFKVDNFAALSSIQKQLQEKIFAVEGTQSRTSSSFQHEMSQEGFSSVLTTDGPVLGAVGSFGWSGGAFLYPPKMSRTFINVSQEEVDMRDSYLGYSTELATWQGVQSLVLGAPRHQHTGKVFIFTQQSRQWRPKANVTGTQIGSYFGASLCSVDVDRDGSSDLVLIGAPHYYMQTQGGQVSVCPLPRGSAKWQCEAVLRGEQGHPWGRFGAALTVLGDVNGDKLTDVAIGAPGEQENQGAVYLFHGTSGLGISPSHSQRITGSQLSSGLRYFGQSLSGGQDLTQDGLVDLVVGAQGHVLLLRSLPVLNVGVAMRFMPSEVAKAVYQCWEEVPTTLEAADATVCLTIHKSSPDQLGDVKSSVIYDLALDAGRLISRAIFDETKNRTLTRRKTLGLGDHCETVKLLLPDCVEDVMSPIILRLNFSLMGEPNPSLQNLRPVLAVGSQDLFTAALPFEKNCGQDNLCQGDLSVNLSFSGLQTLVVGSSLELNVIVTLWNEGEDSYGTMVNFYYPAGLSYRRVLGTQRPHQRPLRLACEGVPTGSEGLRSTSCNINHPIFQEGTKGTFIVTFDVSYKANLGDKLLLRANASSENNKPTSSKTTFQLELPVKYAVYTVISRQEESTKYFNFSTSHEKSRKEAEHRYRVNNLSQRDLAISINFWVPILLNGVAVWDVAVVAPSQSLPCVSEREPPQHSDFQTQIPRSLMLDCSIADCLRFRCDIPSFGIREELDFILKGDLSFGWVSQTLQKKVLVVSVAEITFNTSVYLQLPGQEAFLRAQMEMVLEEYEVYNPIPLIVGSSVGGLLLLALITATLYKLGFFKRQYKEMLDNKPEDTATFSGEDSNSDAPNPPLY